A genomic segment from Bradyrhizobium diazoefficiens USDA 110 encodes:
- a CDS encoding phosphate acetyltransferase, translating into MSTEGRQTQSPSKYDRLIAAAKAVPPVPTVVVHPCDETSLRGAVESAEAGIIRPILVGPASKIGDLARRCGLDISGFEIVNAAHSEEAAAKGVELIHAAKGEMLMKGSLHTDELMRAVTAKVGGLRTERRISHVFVMDVPAYAETLLVTDAAINIFPDLDAKRDIIQNAIDLYNEAGFGKTPRVAILSAVETVTSKIPSTIEAAALCKMADRGQITGGVLDGPLAFDNAIDPEAARIKGIKSEVAGRAQILVVPDLESGNMLAKNLAYFAKADGAGIVLGARVPVVLTSRADSPRARMASCAVASLYANARRQHAPTVAA; encoded by the coding sequence ATGTCAACCGAAGGAAGGCAAACGCAGTCTCCTAGCAAGTATGACCGGTTGATTGCGGCAGCAAAGGCGGTGCCGCCGGTTCCGACTGTCGTGGTGCATCCTTGCGATGAAACCTCGCTGCGCGGCGCCGTTGAGAGTGCTGAGGCCGGCATCATCCGGCCGATTCTGGTCGGGCCCGCGAGCAAGATCGGCGATCTCGCGCGCAGGTGTGGCCTCGACATCTCCGGCTTCGAGATCGTCAACGCCGCACATAGCGAAGAGGCAGCCGCCAAAGGTGTCGAGCTGATCCACGCAGCCAAGGGCGAAATGCTCATGAAGGGCAGTCTTCACACCGACGAGTTGATGCGCGCGGTGACCGCAAAAGTCGGCGGCCTGCGCACCGAACGCCGTATCAGCCATGTGTTCGTGATGGACGTGCCCGCCTATGCCGAAACCCTGCTTGTGACGGATGCCGCGATCAACATCTTTCCCGATCTCGACGCCAAGCGCGACATCATCCAGAACGCCATCGATCTCTACAACGAGGCCGGATTCGGCAAGACGCCGCGGGTGGCAATCCTTTCGGCGGTGGAGACCGTGACGTCCAAGATTCCCTCGACGATCGAGGCGGCCGCGCTCTGCAAGATGGCTGATCGCGGGCAGATCACCGGCGGCGTGCTCGACGGCCCGCTCGCGTTCGACAATGCCATTGATCCCGAAGCCGCGCGCATCAAGGGCATCAAGTCCGAGGTCGCCGGCCGGGCTCAGATCCTCGTCGTTCCCGACCTCGAATCGGGCAATATGCTGGCGAAAAATCTGGCCTACTTTGCCAAGGCCGACGGCGCCGGCATCGTGCTCGGCGCCCGGGTGCCCGTCGTGCTGACGTCACGGGCGGACTCGCCGCGGGCGCGCATGGCATCCTGCGCGGTGGCGTCGCTCTATGCCAATGCCCGGCGTCAACACGCCCCGACAGTTGCTGCGTGA
- a CDS encoding acetate/propionate family kinase, with protein sequence MDTILVVNAGSSSVKFQVFSVEGEGRLRRQLKGQMDGIGSRPRLRASGANGDPLADRAYPIETVPDVPAAMGVAGEWLRDELRIHPIAVGHRVVHGGPEYDRPVLIDHGVVARLERFVSLAPLHQPHNLSPIRSILAGFPTLPQVACFDTAFHRTHSAVADHYAIPHQLHAEGVRRYGFHGLSYEYIAKTLPQTAPGVAKGRVIVAHLGSGASMCALKGGQSVESTMGFTALDGLPMGTRPGQIDPGVVLYLISERGMSASNVQNFLYRDCGLKGLSGVSNDMRELEASQDAKAKLAIDYFVYRIGLNAGMLAAALQGLDAFVFTAGIGENSASIRARVGEQLGWFGVKLDPTENSRNARLISRPDSLIPVYVVPTDEELMIAQHTLALLVNTPSTNPRQERVS encoded by the coding sequence ATGGATACGATCCTCGTCGTCAACGCGGGCTCCTCGAGCGTCAAGTTCCAGGTCTTTTCGGTCGAGGGAGAGGGCAGGCTGCGGCGGCAGCTCAAGGGCCAGATGGACGGCATCGGCAGCCGCCCACGGTTGAGGGCGAGCGGCGCGAATGGCGATCCGCTCGCCGACCGCGCCTACCCGATCGAGACGGTCCCCGATGTTCCGGCCGCGATGGGCGTCGCCGGGGAATGGTTGCGGGACGAGCTTCGTATTCACCCCATCGCCGTCGGACATCGTGTCGTGCATGGCGGTCCCGAGTATGACCGGCCGGTGCTGATCGACCACGGCGTCGTCGCCCGCCTGGAACGGTTCGTCAGCCTCGCACCGCTGCATCAACCGCACAACCTGTCGCCGATCCGGTCGATCCTCGCGGGCTTCCCGACCTTGCCGCAGGTCGCCTGCTTCGACACCGCCTTTCACCGCACGCATAGTGCAGTTGCAGATCACTATGCGATCCCGCATCAGCTTCACGCCGAGGGCGTGCGGCGCTACGGTTTTCACGGGCTGTCCTACGAATACATCGCGAAGACCCTGCCGCAGACCGCGCCCGGCGTTGCGAAGGGCAGGGTGATCGTCGCCCATCTCGGTAGCGGCGCCTCGATGTGCGCGCTGAAGGGAGGACAGAGCGTCGAAAGTACCATGGGCTTCACGGCGCTGGACGGGCTTCCGATGGGAACGCGCCCCGGCCAGATCGATCCCGGGGTCGTGCTCTATCTGATCTCGGAAAGGGGAATGTCGGCATCGAACGTGCAGAACTTCCTCTATCGCGACTGTGGACTGAAGGGACTGTCCGGCGTCAGCAACGATATGCGGGAGCTCGAGGCCAGCCAGGATGCCAAGGCGAAACTGGCGATCGACTATTTCGTATATCGGATCGGCCTCAACGCCGGCATGCTTGCGGCTGCGTTGCAGGGCCTGGATGCCTTCGTCTTCACCGCCGGCATCGGCGAGAATTCCGCGAGCATACGCGCCCGAGTGGGCGAGCAGCTCGGTTGGTTCGGTGTCAAGCTGGATCCGACCGAGAATTCCCGCAACGCGCGGCTGATATCGCGTCCCGACAGTCTCATTCCCGTCTATGTCGTGCCGACCGACGAGGAACTGATGATCGCACAGCACACGCTGGCGCTGCTGGTCAACACGCCATCGACCAACCCCAGACAAGAGAGGGTGTCATGA
- the fabI gene encoding enoyl-ACP reductase FabI, with the protein MIPVFPDTKVALKGKKGLIVGVANDQSIAWGCARAFRGLGAELAVTYLNDRAKKHVEPLAQALEAPIFMPLDVMVEGQTEAVFERIGKEWGQLDFLLHSIAFSPKEALHGRVVDVGRDGFLKTMDVSCWSFLRMAHLAEPLMKNGGTMFTMTYYGSQMVVENYNIMGVAKAALEAAVRYAAAELGPKGIRVHAISPGPLATRAASGIPEFDELMDKAQSKAPARSLVSIDDVGNATAFLALDGAKLITGGVLYIDGGYHIID; encoded by the coding sequence ATGATTCCCGTGTTCCCGGATACCAAGGTTGCCCTGAAGGGGAAAAAAGGCCTCATCGTCGGTGTCGCCAACGACCAGTCCATCGCCTGGGGATGCGCCAGGGCGTTTCGTGGGCTCGGGGCTGAACTCGCCGTCACCTATCTGAACGACCGCGCCAAAAAGCACGTCGAACCGCTCGCGCAGGCGCTGGAGGCACCGATCTTCATGCCGCTCGACGTCATGGTGGAGGGGCAGACCGAGGCCGTGTTCGAGCGGATCGGGAAGGAATGGGGCCAGCTCGATTTCCTGCTGCACTCGATCGCTTTCTCGCCGAAGGAGGCGCTGCACGGCCGCGTGGTGGATGTCGGCCGCGACGGATTCCTGAAGACGATGGATGTCTCCTGCTGGTCGTTCCTGCGCATGGCGCATCTCGCCGAGCCGCTGATGAAGAACGGCGGCACGATGTTCACCATGACGTACTATGGCAGCCAGATGGTTGTGGAGAACTACAACATCATGGGCGTGGCCAAGGCGGCGCTTGAAGCAGCCGTTCGCTATGCCGCCGCCGAATTGGGGCCGAAGGGCATCCGCGTGCACGCGATCTCGCCGGGACCGCTCGCCACCCGCGCGGCGTCGGGCATCCCGGAGTTCGACGAGCTGATGGACAAGGCTCAATCGAAGGCGCCGGCGCGCAGCCTCGTTAGCATCGACGATGTCGGCAATGCCACGGCGTTTCTGGCACTCGACGGCGCCAAGCTGATCACCGGTGGCGTGCTCTATATCGACGGTGGATATCACATCATCGACTGA
- a CDS encoding MaoC family dehydratase, with protein MRIFSDFSEIKSAVGTEIGVSDWVEVTQDRINQFAEATCDQQWIHVDQERARKESPGGTTIAHGLLSLALAPLFIRSVMGLKGLRNTLNYGADRIRYLAPVPAGSKLRGRVTVAEAEDVPPDGLRVNYHLVIEIEGGKKPACVAELIALHYR; from the coding sequence ATGCGGATATTCAGCGACTTCAGCGAAATCAAATCTGCCGTCGGCACCGAGATCGGCGTCAGCGACTGGGTCGAGGTGACGCAGGATCGCATCAACCAGTTTGCCGAGGCGACCTGCGACCAGCAGTGGATCCATGTCGATCAGGAGCGCGCCAGGAAGGAATCGCCCGGCGGCACCACCATCGCCCACGGCCTGTTGTCGCTTGCACTTGCACCGCTCTTCATTCGATCGGTGATGGGCCTCAAGGGCCTACGCAACACCCTGAATTACGGCGCAGACCGGATAAGATATCTGGCACCGGTGCCAGCGGGCTCGAAGCTGCGCGGCCGTGTCACCGTCGCCGAGGCCGAGGACGTTCCACCCGACGGCCTGCGCGTGAACTACCATCTCGTGATCGAGATCGAAGGCGGCAAGAAGCCGGCCTGCGTCGCCGAGCTGATCGCACTGCACTATCGCTGA
- a CDS encoding CoA transferase subunit B — translation MDAQEIIARRVAQELHSGDLVNLGIGIPTLVANYVSPDLKVFFQSENGLIGTGPIPEQGLSDPLLTDAGGRPISALPGASTFDSAMSFGFIRGGHVDVSVLGGLQVDALGHLANWMIPGKMVPGMGGAMDLVSGARRVIVAMQHAAKGKSKIVAKCSLPLTSARPVHLVVTDMAVIAFPDGRATLLETAPGISVGEVMAVTDAELVVHDKIPEMKI, via the coding sequence ATGGACGCACAGGAGATCATCGCGAGGCGCGTCGCGCAGGAGCTTCATTCCGGCGACCTCGTGAATCTGGGGATCGGCATCCCAACGCTGGTCGCCAACTACGTTTCGCCTGATCTCAAGGTGTTCTTTCAGTCGGAAAACGGTTTGATCGGCACCGGACCAATCCCCGAGCAGGGGTTGAGCGACCCCCTGCTGACGGACGCGGGCGGGCGCCCGATCAGTGCGCTGCCAGGTGCCAGCACATTCGACAGCGCGATGTCGTTCGGGTTTATCCGCGGCGGCCATGTCGACGTCAGCGTCCTCGGCGGCCTGCAAGTCGATGCGCTGGGCCATCTCGCCAACTGGATGATCCCCGGCAAGATGGTGCCGGGCATGGGCGGGGCCATGGATCTCGTCAGCGGCGCCAGGCGGGTCATCGTCGCCATGCAGCACGCGGCGAAGGGCAAGTCCAAGATCGTCGCCAAATGCTCTCTGCCCCTGACATCGGCGCGACCGGTGCACCTGGTCGTGACCGACATGGCCGTGATCGCGTTCCCAGACGGCAGGGCCACCCTGCTGGAGACCGCGCCCGGCATCAGTGTCGGCGAGGTCATGGCGGTGACGGACGCCGAACTTGTCGTACACGACAAGATCCCGGAAATGAAGATCTGA
- a CDS encoding CoA transferase subunit A — MRAVSVEEAVAMIPSGASIMVGGFMGVGTPERLLDEVVRQHKTGLSVISNDAATPGKGVGKLFDAALVSRLIATHIGLNPKAQQQMLANQIAVDLIPQGTFAERIRAGGCGLGGVLTPTGVGTLVAEGKRQIEIDGRPFLLETALRAQFALVHAFLADYLGNLSYALTARNFNPVMAMAADTVIVTAEHIVPVGVIAPDHVLTPAPLVDYLITNPNG; from the coding sequence ATGAGGGCCGTTTCCGTCGAAGAAGCCGTCGCGATGATCCCGTCCGGTGCGAGCATCATGGTCGGCGGCTTCATGGGCGTCGGAACGCCGGAGCGCCTGCTCGACGAGGTTGTGCGACAACACAAGACCGGTCTCTCGGTCATCAGCAACGACGCGGCGACGCCCGGAAAAGGTGTCGGCAAGCTGTTCGACGCGGCTCTCGTCTCGCGCCTCATTGCGACCCATATCGGCCTCAATCCGAAGGCGCAGCAGCAGATGCTGGCCAATCAGATCGCCGTCGATCTCATTCCGCAGGGCACCTTCGCCGAGCGCATTCGCGCAGGCGGGTGCGGCCTCGGCGGTGTGCTCACACCGACAGGCGTGGGCACCCTCGTCGCCGAAGGCAAGCGCCAGATCGAGATCGACGGCAGGCCATTCCTGCTCGAGACCGCGCTGCGGGCGCAGTTCGCCCTGGTCCACGCCTTTCTCGCCGACTATCTCGGCAACCTCTCCTACGCGCTCACGGCACGCAACTTCAATCCGGTCATGGCGATGGCGGCCGACACCGTGATCGTGACAGCGGAGCACATCGTGCCCGTCGGCGTCATCGCACCCGACCACGTGCTGACACCGGCGCCGCTCGTCGACTACCTCATTACGAACCCGAACGGGTGA
- a CDS encoding phasin has translation MAEINPSAENIRGMLTEALVRLRKANAEYFELLERGLSSSPLPIADQAKQFCSFMQRNASATFDFGDKLVQAKDVQDALKLQSEFFQGQMQALTDQARSMGESAMKAATGAFTPKN, from the coding sequence ATGGCAGAGATCAACCCATCCGCCGAGAACATCCGCGGGATGCTCACCGAAGCGCTCGTGCGGTTGCGAAAGGCCAATGCGGAGTATTTTGAGCTGCTGGAGAGGGGACTCAGTTCCTCGCCGCTACCGATCGCGGACCAGGCCAAGCAGTTTTGCAGTTTCATGCAGCGCAACGCCAGCGCGACGTTCGACTTTGGCGACAAGCTCGTTCAAGCCAAGGACGTTCAGGACGCGCTCAAGCTTCAGTCCGAATTCTTTCAGGGGCAGATGCAGGCCTTGACCGATCAGGCCAGGAGCATGGGCGAGTCGGCCATGAAGGCGGCGACGGGCGCGTTCACGCCCAAAAACTGA
- a CDS encoding potassium channel family protein, whose protein sequence is MALQFIVGAIVSVINIMIHALVTVGAIGIARTAGLRHDAWPRLHLMAVMVATASALMVAHTMEVLVWALAYALVGAAPAGSDLIYFAFVNYTTLGYGDITPIQAWRLTGPMTAMNGILMFGWSTAVLFEVLRKTLDDLGVTRLPDGR, encoded by the coding sequence ATGGCGCTTCAATTCATCGTCGGCGCGATCGTCAGCGTCATCAACATCATGATCCACGCCCTGGTGACGGTGGGAGCCATCGGTATCGCCCGCACAGCCGGGCTGCGGCATGATGCGTGGCCGCGGCTGCATCTGATGGCCGTCATGGTCGCAACAGCGTCGGCGCTGATGGTGGCGCATACGATGGAGGTTCTGGTCTGGGCGCTGGCCTATGCCTTGGTCGGTGCCGCGCCTGCCGGCAGCGACCTGATCTATTTCGCCTTCGTCAACTACACCACGCTGGGCTACGGCGACATCACGCCCATACAGGCGTGGCGGCTGACGGGTCCGATGACCGCGATGAACGGCATCTTGATGTTCGGCTGGTCGACCGCAGTCCTGTTCGAGGTCTTGCGCAAGACGCTCGACGATCTCGGAGTGACGAGGCTGCCGGACGGCAGGTGA
- a CDS encoding helix-turn-helix domain-containing protein, translating to MFVRITTDASPRPNSLKDLGMTSDSNPIVSLNEFTYKKGTEIYGEKEPADYVYQVKSGAVRSYKLLSDGRRQIGAFHLAGDIFGLENGSEHRFTAEAIVDTTVRLIKRQSLELVAESDAMVARNLLNMTTSNLQHAEDHMLLLGRKTSLERVAAFLLEMDKRLSGVNVMALPMSRRDIADYLGLTLETVSRAISHLHDLGVLGFIGNTQRQIVLLNRQQLASLDLQH from the coding sequence ATGTTTGTTCGCATCACGACAGACGCGTCTCCCCGCCCCAATTCGCTCAAAGACCTCGGCATGACGAGCGATTCAAATCCAATCGTCAGTTTAAACGAATTTACATATAAAAAGGGCACTGAGATCTACGGCGAGAAGGAACCTGCAGATTACGTCTACCAGGTCAAGTCTGGTGCAGTGCGAAGCTATAAACTCCTGTCGGACGGTCGCCGGCAGATCGGCGCCTTCCACCTCGCCGGAGACATTTTCGGACTTGAGAACGGCAGCGAGCATCGGTTCACCGCCGAGGCGATCGTGGATACCACCGTCCGGCTGATCAAGCGGCAAAGCCTGGAGCTGGTGGCGGAGAGCGACGCGATGGTCGCGCGCAACTTGCTCAACATGACGACCAGCAACCTGCAACACGCAGAGGACCACATGCTCCTGCTCGGCCGGAAGACGTCCTTGGAGCGCGTCGCCGCTTTCCTGCTCGAAATGGACAAGCGGCTCTCCGGGGTCAATGTCATGGCACTTCCGATGTCCCGGCGCGATATTGCCGATTACCTCGGCTTGACGCTGGAGACCGTCTCGCGGGCGATATCGCACCTTCATGATCTCGGCGTCCTCGGCTTCATCGGCAATACCCAGCGCCAGATCGTGCTGCTCAACCGGCAGCAGCTCGCCAGTCTCGACCTGCAACACTGA
- a CDS encoding response regulator transcription factor, which translates to MPGLVHVVDDDASFRTAIERRLKLAGYDVATYASSQDLLDHLPRDELPSCILLDVQMPGLSGPDLQKRLSELGSTVPIVFLTGHADTATTVRAIKAGAEDFLTKPVSSGQLIEAIERALSQQETARGLRSRLDSRRAHVASLTPRERQVFDLIVRGKINKQIAYELGTTERTVKAHRHQVMEKMQVSSLAELVSTAQLLGMLDPESGSHG; encoded by the coding sequence TTGCCCGGCCTTGTTCACGTGGTCGACGACGATGCCTCGTTTCGAACAGCGATCGAGCGTCGGCTTAAACTTGCGGGCTACGACGTCGCGACCTATGCATCCTCGCAGGACCTGCTCGATCATCTGCCCCGCGATGAGCTGCCGAGCTGCATCCTCCTCGATGTGCAGATGCCGGGCCTGAGCGGACCGGATCTACAGAAACGTCTTAGTGAGCTTGGATCGACCGTCCCGATCGTGTTTCTCACCGGACACGCCGATACCGCGACGACTGTGCGGGCGATCAAGGCCGGCGCCGAGGATTTCTTGACCAAGCCGGTATCGTCGGGGCAACTGATTGAAGCGATCGAGCGGGCCTTGTCACAACAGGAGACCGCGCGCGGGCTGCGCAGCCGGCTCGATTCGCGTCGCGCTCATGTCGCGTCGCTGACGCCACGCGAGCGGCAGGTGTTTGACCTCATTGTGCGTGGGAAGATCAACAAGCAGATCGCGTATGAATTGGGAACGACCGAACGCACGGTCAAAGCACATCGACACCAGGTGATGGAGAAGATGCAGGTGAGCTCGCTCGCGGAACTGGTTTCAACGGCGCAGCTGCTTGGTATGCTGGATCCCGAGAGCGGCTCACACGGCTAG
- a CDS encoding response regulator transcription factor encodes MEISLRGVFQQADVLAPRETKNREALDAFTQVHRVLPSFPCMELSHLQRRKSIFVVDDDPSMRRSMKRLLQEHGFEAKLFESAEALVNHDNFQQAFCIILDINLDGESGIDLRRWLAEQQVQVPIVFVTGNDTHESRAAAIASGCIAYLTKPFAAASLIESVERAWGS; translated from the coding sequence ATGGAAATCTCCCTGAGAGGGGTATTTCAACAAGCCGACGTGTTGGCTCCCCGGGAGACGAAGAACCGCGAGGCGCTTGACGCGTTCACGCAAGTCCATCGTGTTCTGCCAAGCTTTCCCTGTATGGAGTTGAGCCACTTGCAGCGCCGCAAGTCCATTTTCGTTGTCGATGATGACCCTTCCATGCGCAGGAGCATGAAGCGGCTGCTGCAGGAGCACGGCTTCGAGGCAAAGCTGTTCGAATCCGCCGAGGCGCTGGTAAATCATGACAACTTTCAGCAGGCATTCTGTATCATTCTGGATATCAATCTGGATGGAGAATCTGGAATTGATTTGCGACGCTGGCTTGCGGAACAGCAGGTCCAGGTTCCGATTGTCTTTGTCACCGGCAACGACACTCACGAAAGCCGCGCGGCGGCAATTGCATCGGGATGCATCGCCTATTTGACCAAGCCCTTTGCCGCGGCCTCGCTCATCGAGAGTGTGGAGAGAGCCTGGGGCAGCTAG
- a CDS encoding invasion associated locus B family protein, which produces MARSHRQSIRMTRNHATAQFALLLLVATTTMPASAEISPRGQRMANDIKYGDWRKLCFKPGGAKTVCRTSITGTFDTGQTAVRLDLIEREGDRTARLQMFVPVGMFVQVPVKLTVDKGNTYAVPYTWCLNNACIAADVAKPGLIREMETGNTLALEVVDPNMLSVTASLPLAQFASAHKGPPAQTFDQQIDE; this is translated from the coding sequence ATGGCACGCTCACATCGTCAATCCATCCGGATGACACGCAATCACGCGACCGCGCAGTTCGCGCTTCTGCTGCTCGTCGCCACCACCACCATGCCGGCCTCCGCCGAGATTTCACCGCGGGGGCAGCGCATGGCGAATGATATCAAATACGGCGACTGGCGAAAACTATGCTTCAAGCCGGGCGGCGCCAAGACCGTGTGCCGGACCTCGATCACCGGCACGTTCGACACGGGGCAGACGGCGGTTCGGTTGGACTTGATCGAACGTGAGGGCGACCGCACGGCACGGCTCCAGATGTTCGTGCCGGTCGGCATGTTTGTCCAGGTGCCCGTCAAGCTCACGGTCGACAAAGGCAACACCTATGCCGTACCGTACACATGGTGCCTGAACAACGCCTGCATAGCCGCCGATGTGGCAAAACCCGGCCTGATAAGGGAGATGGAAACGGGCAACACGCTCGCGCTGGAGGTTGTCGACCCCAACATGCTGTCGGTTACCGCCTCCCTGCCACTTGCTCAGTTCGCATCTGCTCACAAGGGGCCGCCGGCCCAAACGTTCGACCAGCAGATCGACGAATAG
- a CDS encoding alpha/beta hydrolase family protein, whose amino-acid sequence MQPRTWIQPLLVVVQLLASSLIAPSWADNEAASRRIQEEVWALPLPLPMFAYVVRPVGDGPFPLAIMNHGVSLDPKQRSFFPLVEFRDAAKWFARRGYFVVAPVGTGYGASANDIPERGLYGPFFSKVGKCSNPNFHDAGLAVAQVDLWIIDFLAAEKRITPKDVVVVGQSAGGWASIALSSMNPPQIGAIITFAAGRGGRVGGKPNNNCAPDKLVEATMDFGRTSRVPMLWIYIENDTFFGPALSKRMHEAFTSAGGKAQYHLVPPFGDEGHFFVGSPDAIPIWSPLVSRFLDEIK is encoded by the coding sequence ATGCAGCCACGGACATGGATCCAGCCGCTACTGGTGGTCGTGCAGCTGCTTGCGTCCTCCTTGATTGCACCGTCATGGGCAGACAATGAGGCCGCGTCGCGCCGCATCCAGGAGGAAGTGTGGGCATTGCCGTTACCGTTGCCGATGTTCGCCTATGTCGTTCGACCCGTCGGCGATGGCCCGTTCCCGCTCGCAATCATGAACCACGGCGTATCGCTCGACCCTAAACAGCGCAGCTTCTTTCCACTCGTCGAGTTCCGCGACGCGGCGAAATGGTTCGCAAGGCGCGGCTACTTCGTGGTCGCTCCCGTCGGCACCGGTTACGGCGCCTCAGCCAACGATATTCCCGAACGCGGACTCTATGGACCGTTCTTTTCCAAGGTCGGCAAGTGCTCCAATCCCAATTTCCATGACGCCGGCCTCGCGGTGGCACAGGTCGACCTCTGGATCATCGATTTCCTGGCTGCCGAAAAACGCATCACACCGAAGGATGTCGTCGTTGTCGGTCAGTCTGCGGGCGGCTGGGCATCCATCGCGCTTTCCAGCATGAACCCGCCGCAGATCGGAGCGATCATCACCTTTGCCGCTGGCCGCGGTGGGCGTGTCGGCGGCAAGCCGAACAATAATTGCGCCCCGGATAAACTGGTCGAGGCGACGATGGATTTCGGTCGCACCTCCCGGGTGCCGATGCTGTGGATCTATATCGAAAATGACACGTTCTTCGGCCCCGCGTTGTCGAAGCGGATGCATGAGGCCTTCACCTCGGCCGGGGGCAAGGCGCAATACCATCTGGTTCCGCCGTTCGGCGATGAGGGGCATTTCTTCGTCGGCTCGCCGGATGCCATTCCGATCTGGTCGCCACTCGTAAGCAGATTTCTCGACGAGATCAAATAG